The genomic region GGACCTGAAATGACAATAAACTGGTCTCCACTCTCACCAAGGGTCAGGTTCAGAGGAACCACCCCTTCCCGTTTCCCTCGTTTGTTCAGAAACAGGACCGGGTGAATGGCCTGTTGTAATACCCAACGTGGCTCATCAGCAATCTGAGGAATCACCAGGTTCAGCGGTTCCAGTGCAGATGCCCAGGCCTGGGTGACATCCAATTGGATCAGACCAGCATCAATGGCGGTTATTTCTTCCCTGAAATTCCTGACATGATGGCTCAGTTCACTCAGAATCCGGTGAATTTCCTTTTTCTCTTCACTTCGCAATTCCAGTATGTCGTTGTTCAATTCCACCAGTTCCTGGGGTTCGAGGAAAACCGTCTGTCCGCTGCCGCTGATGTCATGAATAAACCCGCGGATCCGGCGCTTGTGTTCGGCCAGAACCGGAAGAACCAACCGGCCATTCCGGATGGTGAGCTGCTGTCCGCTGAGGTAATGATTCTCGCTGAATTCCCTGAGAAGGGCTCCTGCACGTGAAGCAATGCGGTTCTCGATCACCCTTATTTCGGATCGGACGGATCCCAGAAGTCCGGATGCACGATCCGAAATGGATCCATCTGGTTCAAAGACTCGTTCGAAGCGTTTAAGCAGGTCTTTCAGCGGATCAGGCCAGGCCACCAGACCCGCCAGATCGGGATACTCGGTGCTGACGCTACGGAGTTTTCCTGCCAGATCTTCATGAACAAGAAGCAATTGCTGTATCAGGCGCAGGTCCTCTGCGGCAATCACCTTATCTCTGATCACCCAGGTTGGTTCAATGCCGGTGAGATCACACCAGTCGGCATGCCGGATCGGGTGAACAGACCTGATGAAGGCATGGGCCTGGAAAATCCGGTTCATACTTAGAAGCAGGTCCGCTTGAGAAGACGGAAAGTCGGGTGTTTCGAGTAATCGCCGGGCTGCAGGCGACTGAGAACAGGAATGGACGGTTGCCAGCAGATCGGTGAATTCGAGCTGCTGAATGGTGTGTTCAGAAACCTGAAAGGTCATGTGATGCGGATGAAAAAGGCACCTGGATTCAGGAAGGAAGTCACATAATGGTAAAAGGGACCAAACAGGACGGATTGATCAATCTGATCGCGGGAAGGCCAGTTGATGACCTGAGGCAACCAGCAGAGTATAACCAGAATGGCCCCAGATTTTAACATGCCAAGCAGACCTCCACCCACCTTGTTCATCACCCCGGAAGCCAGTGGACCATCTCCGTCGGCCAGGAATTTTCCTGCAAGGCTCACTGAAACAAAGATGACAATGAATGCAAGAACCGATCCAGCAGCGGGGTACATCCAGGCGGGTTCGGGAAGCAGTGGCCTGAGCAGATTATTAACCGAATCACCCAGATAGACCGCTGCTGCAATGGCCAGAATCCAGGAAAGAAGTCCGAAGAACTGCTTCATGAATCCGGAAAGGAAGCCGGTGATAAAACCAACTCCCATTACCACAATCAGCAGGTAATCCAGCCAGTTTAGCATCATCCGCCAAGCAGGGTTTTCAGGGTGTCCTGAACGAGTTTGCCATCGGCGCGGCCTTTAAATTCTTTCATGGCCAGAGGCATGACTTTACCAAGATCTTTCATGGAGGTAGCGCCTGTTTCTGCAATCAGTTCCTTCAGGCGTTTGGCCACCGACTCAGCCGATAATTGTTCTGGGAGAAAGGTAATCAGAATGGCCAGTTCTTTCGATTCTTTTTCTGCCAGATCGGTCCGGCCTGCTGCTGTAAACTGTTCGATGCTGTCGCGGCGCTTTTTTGCCAGGTTGGTCACCACCTGAAGTTCTTCAGCGTCACTCAGTTCGGCAGCTCCTCCCTGGCGAAGGGAAATTTCCTTTTCAAGCAACGCTGCTTTGATGGAGCGCAACGTATCCAGCCTGACCGAATCCTTCTGCCGCATGGCGTCTTTCATCTGATCGGCAATGCTCTGTCTGATGCTCATGTCTGTCCTAAAAAGTAAAGGTGTAAGTAATAGAAAATGGTTGAATGACCGACGAGTTCACCGGTCGGAATTTCCACTGCCTGACCCGGTTGAGAATACAAAGCTCTAAACTTTCATCATCTTCGGGTAACTGGGTCACACGCACATCCCGGACCGAACCATCGGGTTGAATGGAAAAGGCGATACCGACCGAAAGTGTTCCCGATTTGTTGATGCTGGTGGCCGATTCAAGACATTGCCCGATGATGGATTGATTGGAAAGAGAGATATCCCGGATCTCCTGCGCGGTACGGATACTGTCTGCCGAATCACCGCCCGAAATCCAGTCGGTGAATTCATAAGGAACTTCCACCCAGATGGGTTCGGAACCGGTTCCTTTTGGAATACGCCAGTTCTTCATCCGGCGTTTCATGCAGGTTTCCAGATCGGCACTGCCGGTTGAATTGGAAAGAAACACCAGACTGTCCAGATGACCGTCGGGAGAGAACCGCAGCCGGACTCTGATTTTTCCGCCGGTTTCGGGTACTCTGACCTTAATTGATTCGTAGCAGGTGGTCACATCCAGATTGCGTGCTCCGATCCATTCTGCCAGGAAATCGGTATCCCAGACTGCAGGAGTTGGTGCAGGAGCTGGTTCCGCAGCCGGCGGAGGCGCAGGAGCAGGAGTCTGTGTGGTTTCCCGGGGTGACGAACAGGCCAGGACGAGCAGTCCGGTCACCAGTATTTTTAAAGTTGGGGCCATTGAACGGTAATAATGGTAATGTCGTCGCTTTGTGACTCGCCGGCTGCAAAAGTCCGGATGTCGGCAAGTAACTGCTCGGTTAGTTGTAAACTGGATTCACTGCTCCATGAAGTCAGTCTTTTCAGAACTGCCGCTTCGCCGAACTCCGCTTTTTCGGGGTTCATGGCTTCGGTGACTCCATCGGTGAAAATCAGCAGGCGATCCCCCGGTCCAAACGAAACCGTCTCCTGCTCATAGGGGATGAAAGCCGGCATAACCCCTAAGATAACGCCACCAGCCGATAATTCCTTCACCGAATCCTGATGCAGCAGATAGGGTGGATTATGACCTGCATTCACGTAGGTAAATGTCTGGTTGGACAGGTCCAGAATTCCCCAGAAGAAGGTGATAAATTTATCGGAAGCCGTATTCTGATAGATAATATCATTGATACGCCGTGTCATGTCACTCAGATCGGGCGGGTACTGAAGGATGAGCCGTATCATTGACTGCAGATTGGCCATCAGAAGGCTGGCCGGAGTTCCCTTGCCTGTCACGTCGGCAATGGCCAGAACCACCCGGTCCTTATCCAGGCGGAAGACATCGAAATAATCTCCTCCCACTGCCTGGCTTGGTATATTCACGCCGTAAACATCGAGTGGCTCAAATCCCCGGAACGTCGACGGAAGCAGGTTATTCTGAATGTCACGGGCAATGGCCAGATCCTTTTCGAGTTCATTTTTCCTGAGGGCCTGACGGTAATTATCAATATTGGTACAGGTCAGCTCTAGCAGGTGTGCCAGAGACTGATAGAATTCCATGTGGGCACGTTCCTGATCCTTAAGAGCCGGATTCTGTTTCAGCACCAGAATCATTGGGTCGGGGTTTTTCAACGGAATGGTAATCAGGGTTTCTTTTCCTTCGCCGGCCAGTTGCGAGTGAACCGCGCTTCCCGGATGCCAGACACTGATATGCTTTTTCACACATTCTTCCGGATGGAACGAGGGGGCCATCTTTCCTCCCCTTCGGTAAACCTGAATCCAGTGTGGTTCATTGGCATGTTCCTGCCGGTACAGAAAAACGCCCGAGTAATGCCCTTGCCCGAGAATGGTTAATGCAAAAAGATTATACACCGATCCGGGATCCTGCAGTCCGTTCAAAGCCTGGCTGAGTTCATACAGGGTCCGGAGCTCATGTACCTTCCGGCCAAGAGCCTGACGCGCTTTTTTGACTTCATCAAACCGCACCGAACTTTCAAGCGCTGAGGCAGAAAATTCGAGAAGAGATAAAACAAATTGTTCCTGATCGGCCGACACCGGCCGGTCACCCATGGGTTTACCCAGTACCACATAGCCGGTTAACTGTCCATCAGACCGGAGGTCATACCCCTTCAATCCTTCACGGTCCACCCATTCACAGAGATCATGAAAGGTTATTGCAGAAGGCAGGTCGCTTCGGAAGTTTCCCTTCCGTGCCTGAAGAGTCATCAACTGGTCGGGAGTATCTGCATGGCTGGTAAAGACAGCTCCGCGGGTGACGAGCAGTTTACCCATGAGCGTTCTGAGTAAATGCTCACAGATGAAGGAAGGATCGGTGGTTGAATTAAACAGCCGCGAGGTTTCAAACAGCGACTTCAGGTCAATGGTTGAAACGGCTTCGGGCGTCATGACCGGATGGTTTTAACCAGTGTTACCCGATTCTGGTTGTTCTGTCGCTCATACCTCACCTCGTCCATCAGCGATCGGATCAGCTGAATTCCGAGTCCACCCCTTTTACGTTGTTTGATAAAATTGGCAAGATCCGGAGTGTGGTAATGGCTTGCATCAAATGGAACCCCCTGATCCGATATGCAGATTTCAAGGGTATTTCCTTCGAAATCCAGTCGGATGGTAATCGGGTGATTCGGGTCGTTTTTATAGGCGTGTTTGATCACATTGGTACATGCTTCATCCACGGCCAGCTGGATTTTGTAGATCTCGGGTTCCGGGCAACCAACAGCTCCGCATTCCGATTGAATAAAATCCCGGATCTGCTGAAGATTGGTGGTGGAACTGGTGATCCGAAGCTCTTTATCAGTCATTGGAAAAGAGATCCTTATCCTTTGAATTTTACGATCGCCTCGGATTCAGTCCGGGTGATATCGTATAAAACCGGAAAACCCAATAAATCGAATACATTGTAGACTTTATCACTCATCTCACAGAGTTTGATATCTCCGTGCTGATCACGCACATCCTCGATATAGGCCATGAATACGCCCAATCCGGCCGAAGCGATGTACTGCAGATCTTTAAAATTGACGACAATCCGGTTACTTCCCCCCTCAATCAGCGTCTTCAGGTGGTTTTCCAGATCGGCTGCCGTATGGGCATCCAGTACCCCATTGAGGGAAATCACTTTGATTTCCTCATGATCTTTAATATTTACACTGAACATGCTCATGTCTTACCTTTTACTCCGTACCTTTCCATTTAGTTACAACCAGCGTCAGGTCATCGTTTGCACGGCCGTTCCAGATGAAGGCATTTACCCCACTGATTATCTGGTCAAGAATTTCTCTGGCACTCCGCTCACGGTTGTCACGGCAAATCTGCTCAAGTCGTTCATACCCGAATTCTTCCTGCTTCTCATTCATGGCTTCCACCACGCCATCCGAGTACATCACCAGGACATCACCCTGAATCAAAGGTACCCTGATCTCCTCGGTGGTTTCTGTAAAAACGGCAGAGGGACCCATTCCCAATCCGATTCCCTTTGACCTGATAAATTCGGTGGTCCCATCCGCGCGGATCCTTAACAGCGGACAGTGACCGGCCCTCGAGGTCACCACTTCGGATCGGACCGGATCATAAACTGCATATAAAACACTGACAAAGGATTTCCGTTCCAGACTGTTGTACAGAACATGATTGGCTTCGGCCAGCAATGCCTTCGGCTCGGGGAAATTCCTGGCCAGAGACTGAAAAATACCTTTAACCTCAGCCATGTAAAAGGCAGCACTGGTTCCCTTGCCCGAAACGTCAGCAACCACAATCCCTGTTTTTCCATCGGGAAGTGTCAGAAAATCATAGTAATCACCCCCAACCTCATAGGCCGGGTAGCTGACACTTTCAACCTCGGCATAAGGCAGATCCGGATTGGATTGCGGGAGAAGTTTCATCTGAATGTTCTGGGCAATGAACAATTCCTGCTGAAGGCGTTCTTTCTCCAGTGACATTTCAAACAGCCGGGTATTGTCAATGGCTATGGCCGCCTGTTCGGCAAAGGTGAGCACCGTATCGATGTCTTCCCTGTCAAACCCGAACTCAATGCCTTTCGCAACAAAAAGCCCCCCCACCAGGTTGTCTCTTGCAATCAGTGGAACAGCTATCAGACTTCCGATTTTCTTCTTTTTAACCAGGACCTGATCCATGAGCGGATGTGTATTGGCCTTTTGAATATTTAACAGGGTCCGGGTATTTACCAACGCTTCGCGGATGCTGTTACCACTCATGCCTGTCAGAATCTGAATATCGGTCGATGTAATGTTCTTGGGTGACAGCAATTTCACATCGCGCTGCCCGCCGGATTGGATGGTGTAGGTTTCGAGCCAGGCTGAATCTGCATTCGTGGTCTGAGCCGAAAAATTCACAACCGCTTCACTGAGTTCTCTGATATCGAACACGCTGCTGATCAGTCTCGACAGACTATGAAGAGAGGTCAGTTCGGTCGATTTCTTTTCGAATGCTTCCGAAGTTGGTAAATGGAAAAGAATTGAGAAGAAGGCAATGGTGGCATAGCCCAGGATAAAGGTGATGGTAAAACGGACCACTGTCAGAATAAACGGAGACAAGTATTCCATGGCAGTCATGGCACCGAGCATATCCGTGGTCAGGAAAATGATGTTCAGGGTGATCACGAGAGAAAGCAGAAAGATGGAAATGATCTTTTCCCGGCGAGTCACATACAAAACCCATGAAAGGCGGAATCCGTTCAAAAGAGCATACACACCAAAAGACAAAAGGAGCAGTACCTGAAGCACTTCACCTGAAAGAAAACTCCCGGAAGGAATCATCGACCGGAGGCCCATCACGCCCAGCAGAACCAGCAGAATGTAGAAATTCGTTTCGAATCGTCTGGTGCGTTTATGAAAAACATAATGCCGGACGTGAACCCAGGCAAAGGCGGAAAACAGTAAAAAACCGCCAGTCATCAAAAAACTGTAGACAATTGAGAAAAAAGTGGTGGGGCGCAGATCGACCGACCCGGATGGGACCGGAACCGGGTCGTCCGCCTGAAAGTCGGTATCACTTCCCGTTGTTTCATCCGGAATGACCAGATCGGAAGTGGCGGCCATTTCTCCCGTCCGGTGGAAACCAACATCTGCAAACTGGTAATTGAACAGAAACGCCAGCAGCAGCAGCACTCCCATACCCAGCAGACATTTCCAGAGGGATTGGATGAGTTCAGGTTTTCTGACCGGACTGTTTTGCAGAATGAAAAACATAAACCCGGCAGCCGTAACCACCACCAGTGTATCACGGAGTCCACCTATCCAGCCTGTGTAAAGTTGAATGTGACTGTAATTCCCGATCAGGAAATTAAACGAGTCACCAACCATCAGAAGGCTGATGGCTGTCCAGAGAAAAGATTTCCAGTAGATGGGTTTTCCGATGTTCATAAAACAGAAAAAGCACAGAGTGGTCTGTGCTTTCGCCTGGCTTTCAGTTTCTGATCTGGTAACTTATGATTTCAGTTTGAACCGGACCGGGATGGTCA from Bacteroidota bacterium harbors:
- a CDS encoding CvpA family protein — its product is MMLNWLDYLLIVVMGVGFITGFLSGFMKQFFGLLSWILAIAAAVYLGDSVNNLLRPLLPEPAWMYPAAGSVLAFIVIFVSVSLAGKFLADGDGPLASGVMNKVGGGLLGMLKSGAILVILCWLPQVINWPSRDQIDQSVLFGPFYHYVTSFLNPGAFFIRIT
- a CDS encoding GatB/YqeY domain-containing protein codes for the protein MSIRQSIADQMKDAMRQKDSVRLDTLRSIKAALLEKEISLRQGGAAELSDAEELQVVTNLAKKRRDSIEQFTAAGRTDLAEKESKELAILITFLPEQLSAESVAKRLKELIAETGATSMKDLGKVMPLAMKEFKGRADGKLVQDTLKTLLGG
- a CDS encoding AgmX/PglI C-terminal domain-containing protein, with product MAPTLKILVTGLLVLACSSPRETTQTPAPAPPPAAEPAPAPTPAVWDTDFLAEWIGARNLDVTTCYESIKVRVPETGGKIRVRLRFSPDGHLDSLVFLSNSTGSADLETCMKRRMKNWRIPKGTGSEPIWVEVPYEFTDWISGGDSADSIRTAQEIRDISLSNQSIIGQCLESATSINKSGTLSVGIAFSIQPDGSVRDVRVTQLPEDDESLELCILNRVRQWKFRPVNSSVIQPFSITYTFTF
- a CDS encoding PP2C family protein-serine/threonine phosphatase, whose product is MTPEAVSTIDLKSLFETSRLFNSTTDPSFICEHLLRTLMGKLLVTRGAVFTSHADTPDQLMTLQARKGNFRSDLPSAITFHDLCEWVDREGLKGYDLRSDGQLTGYVVLGKPMGDRPVSADQEQFVLSLLEFSASALESSVRFDEVKKARQALGRKVHELRTLYELSQALNGLQDPGSVYNLFALTILGQGHYSGVFLYRQEHANEPHWIQVYRRGGKMAPSFHPEECVKKHISVWHPGSAVHSQLAGEGKETLITIPLKNPDPMILVLKQNPALKDQERAHMEFYQSLAHLLELTCTNIDNYRQALRKNELEKDLAIARDIQNNLLPSTFRGFEPLDVYGVNIPSQAVGGDYFDVFRLDKDRVVLAIADVTGKGTPASLLMANLQSMIRLILQYPPDLSDMTRRINDIIYQNTASDKFITFFWGILDLSNQTFTYVNAGHNPPYLLHQDSVKELSAGGVILGVMPAFIPYEQETVSFGPGDRLLIFTDGVTEAMNPEKAEFGEAAVLKRLTSWSSESSLQLTEQLLADIRTFAAGESQSDDITIITVQWPQL
- a CDS encoding ATP-binding protein gives rise to the protein MTDKELRITSSTTNLQQIRDFIQSECGAVGCPEPEIYKIQLAVDEACTNVIKHAYKNDPNHPITIRLDFEGNTLEICISDQGVPFDASHYHTPDLANFIKQRKRGGLGIQLIRSLMDEVRYERQNNQNRVTLVKTIRS
- a CDS encoding STAS domain-containing protein, whose protein sequence is MSMFSVNIKDHEEIKVISLNGVLDAHTAADLENHLKTLIEGGSNRIVVNFKDLQYIASAGLGVFMAYIEDVRDQHGDIKLCEMSDKVYNVFDLLGFPVLYDITRTESEAIVKFKG
- a CDS encoding SpoIIE family protein phosphatase, translating into MNIGKPIYWKSFLWTAISLLMVGDSFNFLIGNYSHIQLYTGWIGGLRDTLVVVTAAGFMFFILQNSPVRKPELIQSLWKCLLGMGVLLLLAFLFNYQFADVGFHRTGEMAATSDLVIPDETTGSDTDFQADDPVPVPSGSVDLRPTTFFSIVYSFLMTGGFLLFSAFAWVHVRHYVFHKRTRRFETNFYILLVLLGVMGLRSMIPSGSFLSGEVLQVLLLLSFGVYALLNGFRLSWVLYVTRREKIISIFLLSLVITLNIIFLTTDMLGAMTAMEYLSPFILTVVRFTITFILGYATIAFFSILFHLPTSEAFEKKSTELTSLHSLSRLISSVFDIRELSEAVVNFSAQTTNADSAWLETYTIQSGGQRDVKLLSPKNITSTDIQILTGMSGNSIREALVNTRTLLNIQKANTHPLMDQVLVKKKKIGSLIAVPLIARDNLVGGLFVAKGIEFGFDREDIDTVLTFAEQAAIAIDNTRLFEMSLEKERLQQELFIAQNIQMKLLPQSNPDLPYAEVESVSYPAYEVGGDYYDFLTLPDGKTGIVVADVSGKGTSAAFYMAEVKGIFQSLARNFPEPKALLAEANHVLYNSLERKSFVSVLYAVYDPVRSEVVTSRAGHCPLLRIRADGTTEFIRSKGIGLGMGPSAVFTETTEEIRVPLIQGDVLVMYSDGVVEAMNEKQEEFGYERLEQICRDNRERSAREILDQIISGVNAFIWNGRANDDLTLVVTKWKGTE